The Platichthys flesus chromosome 18, fPlaFle2.1, whole genome shotgun sequence genome includes a window with the following:
- the LOC133973129 gene encoding uncharacterized protein LOC133973129, whose product MVATAHIVGTLILLSFIRPGVDGEDDLIFTQGGYEITFPCEEDIDVVCFHMWKLSGSQSQDIGIVSNGEIESFKSVDNSCTLRMEHLTTEDVGRHRCHERSNGLSTKTLISAPELKLLPGKTVSLQCVLLSFLENAHCLNGLDQLISLTWVDEADAEIQDDAQHQITHRPHCDVTLTVAFQSPKSLKFRCRATVNGRVQTSEELLVRAPAPKGKGRGLVIDLDSETQGSNHDTIGAAVGVAGFVVLAVVVAVFVLNRRRTNNQLPDEPFSDVNSTVVMDTDDVIYADIILPGGSDRVWVPDVEPTEYSCVQYK is encoded by the exons ATGGTCGCAACCGCTCACATCGTGGGGACGCTGATCCTGCTTTCTTTTATCAGACCAG GTGTAGATGGAGAAGATGATCTGATATTTACACAGGGGGgttatgaaatcacatttcccTGTGAAGAGGACATTGATGTGGTCTGCTTTCATATGTGGAAGCTCAGCGGAAGCCAAAGTCAGGACATTGGCATCGTCAGTAATGGAGAGATCGAGAGTTTCAAATCAGTTGACAACAGCTGCACTCTACGAATGGAACATCTCACAACAGAGGATGTCGGACGCCATCGCTGCCATGAAAGGTCAAATGGCCTCTCTACTAAGA cCTTGATCTCTGCCCCGGAGTTAAAACTCCTGCCCGGCAAAACAGTGTcgctgcagtgtgtgttactCTCCTTCTTGGAGAATGCACATTGCCTCAACGGTCTTGATCAGTTGATCAGCCTGACGTGGGTGGACGAAGCCGACGCTGAGATACAAGACGACGCCCAGCATCAGATAACTCATCGGCCCCATTGTGATGTAACTCTGACTGTCGCCTTTCAAAGTCCCAAGAGCTTGAAGTTCAGGTGTCGGGCGACTGTGAATGGACGGGTCCAGACTTCAGAGGAGCTGTTGGTCAGAGCTCCAG CTCCGAAAGGGAAGGGAAGAGGCCTGGTCATAGACCTGGATTCTGAAACTCAAG GTAGTAACCACGACACTATCGGGGCGGCCGTGGGAGTGGCAGGCTTTGTGGTTTTGGCCGTGGTGGTTGCAGTGTTTGTTCtgaacagaagaagaacaa acaaCCAGCTGCCTGACGAGCCCTTTTCAGACGTGAACAGTACAGTC GTCATGGATACAGACGATGTCATCTACGCTGACATTATTCTCCCCGGCGGCTCTGACAGAGTGTGGGTCCCTGACGTGGAGCCCACTGAATACTCCTGTGTCCAATACAAATAG
- the vrtn gene encoding vertnin produces the protein MIQRNEVVLSVLRELQEATESSGLDALTRVSLGVDRVLAPFQLPRTPCQDFPEWAGVDDSARDLFPGDAPRDLLPLNCSGKGNLLFEAVSTLLVGNTGLSLELQVRTVVEMVLWKRYYLSGMIDSKMMLQAVRFSLSAEESEDMLNLPVTVLEAIFDADVKASCFPGAYANMWHVYALASVLESNIYSIYPMFNLKIRPYFNRVIRPRTWPKDSQPLTLHIMWSGELQSEVLFRPNNFVALANTRDLTFADSEPRESPCKSEEQQNPDSQFSYPSLKDKYNITKRTFYRWKRQTQEHCKKSASRYEAKYFLQACYLEGRLIPLHHFKEFFPEISRSSYYNWKHELLKTGGTFSTSSSTGEISPGESTEQEAWSSPEAKREEPDHHDSVASMFGLGLGKLDVERAQSLAHMQEAKRCLQNCIAMNASLPFRVFKRHFPGISRSTYYNWRREAMLFNRGYKGSVASSEDSSDADKSQSPKSLSPVLSNVTQPILPRMRIYRRQHISFRLAYMSKKQLRDDAKLHIQNSKWSLTKFKLKFPAMSPCFYWLWRSRQNQKEKMAAQRAEALPVGVESTATEDKIIDARIEAPPMLPFIERPRYFESSTVPSFDVSHSKPVLHSQKPTDKQTFAMDVVALANFKAKAKLFLQQRFEEKSFPTFKEFRSYFPFTPRSTYYMWKRALHHGVSLIHG, from the exons ATGATTCAGAGGAACGAGGTTGTGCTGTCCGTGCTGCGAGAGCTCCAGGAGGCCACAGAGAGCTCCGGTCTGGATGCTCTCACCAGAGTGTCCCTGGGGGTGGACAGGGTCCTCGCTCCATTCCAGCTGCCCAGGACCCCCTGTCAGGATTTCCCGGAGTGGGCAGGCGTGGACGACTCGGCCCGTGACCTGTTCCCGGGCGATGCACCCAGAGACCTCCTGCCACTAAACTGCAGCGGAAAAGGCAACTTACTGTTTGAGGCAGTCAGCACACTGTTAGTGGGGAACACAGGACTTAGCTTGGAGCTACAG GTGCGGACTGTCGTGGAAATGGTGCTGTGGAAGCGATACTACCTCTCCGGGATGATCGATTCGAAAATGATGCTTCAGGCAGTTCGCTTCAGTCTCTCTGCTGAAGAGTCTGAGGACATGCTCAACTTGCCCGTCACAGTCCTGGAGGCCATCTTCGATGCAGACGTCAAAGCGTCCTGCTTCCCTGGCGCCTACGCCAACATGTGGCACGTTTACGCCCTGGCATCTGTCCTCGAGTCTAACATTTATTCCATCTATCCCATGTTCAACCTCAAGATCAGGCCCTATTTCAACCGTGTCATACGTCCGAGGACCTGGCCCAAAGACTCTCAGCCCTTAACCCTCCACATCATGTGGTCTGGCGAGCTGCAGTCCGAGGTCTTGTTCAGGCCAAATAATTTTGTCGCACTAGCCAATACCAGAGACCTCACGTTTGCGGACAGCGAGCCGAGGGAGTCGCCCTGCAAGAGCGAGGAGCAGCAGAACCCGGACTCGCAGTTTTCCTACCCAAGCCTGAAGGACAAGTACAACATCACCAAGAGGACCTTCTACCGCTGGAAAAGGCAGACGCAGGAGCACTGCAAAAAGTCTGCTTCTAGGTATGAGGCAAAGTATTTCCTGCAGGCATGCTACTTGGAGGGAAGGCTTATCCCCCTGCACCATTTTAAGGAGTTTTTCCCAGAGATCTCAAGGTCGTCTTACTATAACTGGAAGCACGAGCTTCTGAAAACTGGAGGAACCTTCTCCACCTCGTCTTCTACTGGAGAGATTAGTCCTGGAGAGAGCACGGAGCAGGAGGCCTGGTCTTCACCTGAAGCAAAACGGGAGGAGCCCGACCACCATGACAGCGTGGCAAGTATGTTTGGCCTCGGCCTCGGCAAGCTGGATGTAGAGCGGGCCCAGAGTTTGGCACACATGCAGGAAGCAAAGCGCTGTCTACAGAATTGCATCGCCATGAATGCCTCCCTCCCCTTCAGGGTCTTCAAGAGACATTTCCCTGGGATCTCCAGATCAACCTACTACaactggaggagagaggccATGCTGTTCAACAGAGGTTACAAAGGCAGTGTTGCCAGCAGCGAGGACAGCTCAGATGCTGACAAGAGCCAGAGTCCAAAAAGTCTGTCACCGGTCCTGTCTAACGTCACCCAGCCTATCTTACCCAGGATGAGGATCTACAGGAGACAGCACATCAGTTTCAGGTTGGCGTACATGAGTAAAAAGCAGCTCAGAGATGATGCCAAACTGCACATCCAGAATTCAAAGTGGTCCCTGACCAAGTTCAAGCTCAAGTTCCCGGCCATGTCCCCTTGTTTTTACTGGCTTTGGCGTAGCAGGCAGAACCAGAAGGAGAAAATGGCTGCCCAGCGTGCAGAGGCCCTCCCAGTTGGTGTGGAGAGCACTGCAACAGAGGACAAGATCATAGATGCGAGGATAGAGGCCCCGCCCATGCTCCCGTTTATCGAGAGGCCGAGATATTTTGAAAGCTCCACTGTTCCCTCTTTTGATGTCTCGCATTCAAAACCTGTGCTTCACAGCCAGAAACCAACAGACAAGCAGACGTTTGCGATGGATGTTGTGGCGCTGGCCAACTTCAAGGCCAAGGCCAAGCTGTTCCTGCAGCAACGCTTTGAAGAGAAGTCCTTCCCTACGTTCAAAGAATTCAGGTCTTACTTCCCCTTCACGCCGCGCTCCACGTACTACATGTGGAAGCGAGCTCTGCATCACGGGGTGTCACTGATTCACGGTTAA